The Bemisia tabaci chromosome 5, PGI_BMITA_v3 genome includes a window with the following:
- the LOC109036564 gene encoding uncharacterized protein, protein MLNYLCSNALLFPLLIVTFTQGFLISENKKSGDVQGFPWFPFEPNPPSVVGPKKLDMFKWINDTCDNGKMNLTMDWDFSPVNYSCYTSKKLIPDPSIPSELFSKVLPPVHRAAHLCMHEKIEYDTNIPMFGNHRPAWAKWGEYVFLPKQRWLHNLEHGAIVMLYHPCTHPAFVSALREMVTGCLYRHIITADNSLSTSHPMALVAWGHKILLSYPSEKVVKNFIRQYAKKGPEETSRQGYYDELLINPSNIVTDLDDKELCPEREKK, encoded by the exons ATGCTAAACTATTTGTGTTCCAATGCATTGCTTTTCCCCTTATTAATCGTCACTTTCACCCAAG GTTTCCTCATCAGTGAAAATAAGAAAAGTGGAGATGTTCAGGGTTTTCCCTGGTTCCCCTTTGAACCGAACCCGCCCTCTGTAGTCGGTCCCAAAAAACTTGACATGTTCAAGTGGATCAACGACACCTGTGATAATGGAAAG aTGAATCTCACCATGGATTGGGATTTTTCGCCAGTGAATTACTCATGTTATACAAGTAAGAAGTTGATTCCTGATCCAAGTATCCCAAGTGAACTGTTTAGCAAAGTTCTGCCTCCTGTCCATCGG GCTGCTCATCTTTGtatgcatgaaaaaattgaatatgacACTAACATCCCTATGTT CGGAAATCATCGACCAGCATGGGCTAAATGGggagagtatgttttcttgccAAAACAGAGGTGGCTCCATAACCTAGAG cATGGAGCTATCGTAATGCTGTATCATCCGTGCACTCATCCTGCATTTGTGAGTGCGCTAAGAGAAATGGTCACAGGCTGTTTGTATAGGCACATTATTACAGCAGATAACAGCCTCTCAACAAGTCAT cctaTGGCGTTGGTTGCTTGGGGCCACAAAATACTTTTATCGTATCCATCTGAGAAAGTAGTGAAGAACTTCATCAGACAATATGCAAAGAAAGGCCCAGAAGAAACGTCCAGGCAAGGCTACTATGATGAACTTTTAATAAATCCTTCCAATATTGTTACAGACCTTGATGATAAGGAACTATGTcctgagagagaaaaaaaataa